In Deltaproteobacteria bacterium, a genomic segment contains:
- a CDS encoding NIPSNAP family protein yields the protein MRELLLAALLALTASSARAEDAKRSEPFVGGLNRVAGEAPRPVRNDAHQPGREVVTLRYFKIKAGTFPEFLAASRDQVWPYFEKLGARVIGMWRVVPPPGAKADARDYDEVYLATRYASAAHWAATRDTALHGGNGPDFEECQRGLAFRASVTLASHVVFLEGEMAPGGPYFMPGLDESYERVE from the coding sequence ATGCGAGAGTTGTTATTGGCCGCGCTGCTCGCGTTGACGGCGAGCAGCGCACGCGCAGAGGACGCGAAGCGGAGCGAGCCCTTCGTGGGCGGGCTCAACCGGGTCGCGGGTGAGGCGCCGCGGCCCGTGCGCAACGACGCGCATCAGCCGGGCCGCGAGGTCGTCACGCTGCGGTACTTCAAGATCAAGGCGGGCACGTTCCCGGAGTTCCTCGCCGCGAGCCGCGACCAGGTCTGGCCGTACTTCGAGAAGCTCGGCGCGCGCGTGATCGGCATGTGGCGCGTCGTGCCGCCGCCGGGCGCGAAGGCGGATGCGCGCGACTACGACGAGGTCTACCTCGCGACGCGCTACGCGAGCGCCGCGCACTGGGCCGCGACGCGCGACACCGCGCTGCACGGCGGCAACGGCCCCGACTTCGAGGAATGCCAACGCGGCCTCGCGTTCCGCGCGAGCGTCACGCTCGCGAGCCACGTCGTCTTCCTCGAAGGCGAAATGGCGCCCGGCGGGCCCTACTTCATGCCGGGGCTCGACGAGAGCTACGAGCGCGTGGAGTGA
- a CDS encoding HAMP domain-containing histidine kinase — MPAATTHALLPADPGAQSLRRLLALRWLSIAGQIALVLATQRILGMPLPLAPIFSIVAFQAALNAFTHMRAARGGPVADAELFTQLALDAAALSGVVALAGGASNPLISLYLPLVAIAAAILPGHLAAAFAALSIVAYSALAFGLPDTHVQHAPGAFEFHLLGMWIVFVLSALTIAFFVARMTSAIRARDSALARAREQALRDERAVALGNLAAGAAHELGTPLATIAVLSEELARSAQAGASAREDAELLREQVAACKQILTRLAQRAGSPRAEVLPAVALDAWLLAVAARWQARRPSVVSRVDVAGDAAAPLIAPEPTLEQAFCNVFDNAGDASPSAVEIAARWDVRDLAIDVLDRGPGVAAPLREKLGREAVTTRADGHGLGLLLAFAAVERAGGRISFAARDGGGTRARIELPLAALGAA, encoded by the coding sequence ATGCCTGCCGCGACGACGCACGCGCTGCTTCCCGCCGATCCCGGTGCCCAGAGCTTGCGCCGGCTGCTCGCGCTGCGCTGGCTCTCGATCGCGGGCCAGATCGCCCTCGTGCTCGCGACGCAGCGGATCCTCGGCATGCCGCTTCCGCTCGCGCCGATCTTCTCGATCGTCGCCTTTCAGGCGGCGCTGAACGCCTTCACGCACATGCGCGCGGCGCGCGGCGGGCCGGTCGCGGATGCGGAGCTCTTCACGCAGCTCGCGCTCGACGCAGCGGCGCTCTCCGGTGTCGTCGCGCTCGCCGGGGGGGCGTCGAATCCGTTGATCTCGCTGTACCTGCCGCTCGTCGCGATCGCGGCCGCGATTCTGCCCGGCCATCTCGCGGCCGCCTTCGCGGCGCTCTCGATCGTGGCGTACTCGGCGCTCGCGTTCGGCCTACCCGACACGCACGTGCAGCATGCTCCCGGCGCGTTCGAGTTTCATCTGCTCGGCATGTGGATCGTGTTCGTGCTGTCGGCTCTCACCATCGCGTTCTTCGTCGCGCGCATGACGAGCGCGATCCGGGCGCGCGACTCGGCGCTGGCGCGTGCGCGCGAGCAGGCGCTCCGCGACGAACGCGCGGTGGCGCTCGGCAACCTCGCGGCCGGCGCGGCGCACGAGCTCGGCACGCCGCTCGCGACGATCGCGGTGCTCTCCGAGGAGCTCGCACGCAGCGCGCAGGCGGGCGCCTCCGCGCGCGAGGATGCCGAGCTGCTTCGCGAGCAGGTCGCCGCTTGCAAGCAGATCCTCACGCGCCTCGCGCAGCGGGCGGGCAGTCCTCGCGCGGAGGTTCTGCCAGCGGTCGCGCTCGACGCGTGGCTGCTGGCGGTCGCCGCGCGCTGGCAGGCACGTCGCCCGAGCGTCGTGTCGCGCGTGGACGTGGCGGGCGACGCTGCGGCGCCGCTGATCGCGCCGGAACCGACGCTCGAGCAAGCGTTCTGCAACGTGTTCGACAACGCGGGCGACGCGAGTCCGAGCGCCGTGGAGATCGCGGCGCGCTGGGACGTGCGCGACCTCGCGATCGACGTGCTCGATCGGGGCCCCGGAGTCGCCGCGCCGCTCCGGGAAAAGCTCGGGCGCGAGGCCGTGACGACGCGCGCGGACGGCCACGGCCTCGGGCTGCTGCTGGCCTTCGCCGCCGTCGAGCGCGCGGGGGGTCGCATCTCGTTCGCAGCCCGCGATGGCGGCGGCACGCGGGCGCGCATCGAGCTGCCGCTCGCGGCATTGGGGGCGGCATGA
- a CDS encoding cytochrome P460 family protein, which translates to MNARAAFFALALLACTQTPSAPPAPVADGQLATPASYKTWRPFLTNVQRPDNGQVREIYVNDVGAKTTPGGAFANGTVFVMELYAAVANADGTLATGADGQLVRGELKKIFLMGKGEGWGATYPDATLRNGDWVYAAYLADGTTPAPDDLITCRACHLPHAEKDFVHRYDEGVAALAR; encoded by the coding sequence ATGAACGCTCGTGCCGCATTCTTCGCGCTCGCGCTCCTGGCCTGCACCCAAACGCCGAGCGCGCCGCCTGCGCCCGTGGCCGACGGCCAGCTCGCGACGCCGGCGAGCTACAAGACGTGGCGCCCGTTCCTCACGAACGTGCAGCGCCCCGACAACGGACAGGTGCGCGAGATCTACGTGAACGACGTCGGCGCGAAGACGACGCCCGGCGGCGCGTTCGCGAACGGCACGGTGTTCGTGATGGAGCTGTACGCCGCGGTGGCGAACGCCGACGGCACGCTCGCGACCGGCGCCGACGGCCAGCTCGTGCGCGGCGAGCTGAAGAAGATCTTCCTGATGGGCAAAGGCGAGGGCTGGGGCGCCACCTACCCCGACGCGACGCTGCGCAACGGCGACTGGGTGTACGCCGCCTACCTCGCCGACGGCACGACGCCGGCGCCCGACGACCTCATCACCTGCCGCGCGTGCCACCTGCCGCACGCGGAGAAGGACTTCGTGCACCGCTACGACGAGGGCGTCGCGGCGCTCGCCCGCTGA
- a CDS encoding NAD(P)H-binding protein: protein MAKHKVLVTGALGVIGRAVVERLAARDDVQVVGLARRAPDSGLEHALRGAPNAVQWVRCDLQDEAATRAALAPHRDATHLVYAALYEKPELIRGWLAPDHVDVNGAMLRNTFAALGGAPLAHVSLLQGTKAYGAHAGLAMRVPAREHDAKRNHANFYFVQQDELETRAAKQGFAWTIFRPQVVLGVAIGSAMNPVATLGAYAAIQRELGDALVFPGHAHVLTECIDARIIAAAIEWSWREPRANREAINLTNGDVIVWRTFFERLAAMFGMRVEEKPGRVGDALPQRADVWRRIAQRESLRVADLDALIGLSWQYADILWAAPAPPPVPTLVSSIKARQLGFGDCIDSEECIVQHLEAMRALGYLPKH, encoded by the coding sequence ATGGCGAAACACAAAGTTCTCGTGACGGGCGCGCTCGGGGTGATCGGACGCGCCGTAGTGGAGCGCCTCGCGGCGCGCGACGACGTGCAGGTCGTCGGCCTCGCGCGGCGCGCGCCCGACAGCGGCCTCGAGCACGCGCTGCGCGGCGCCCCGAACGCGGTGCAGTGGGTGCGCTGCGATCTGCAGGACGAGGCCGCCACGCGCGCGGCGCTCGCGCCGCATCGCGACGCGACGCATCTCGTCTACGCCGCGCTCTACGAGAAGCCCGAGCTGATTCGCGGCTGGCTCGCGCCCGATCACGTCGACGTGAACGGCGCCATGCTCCGAAACACCTTCGCGGCGCTCGGCGGCGCGCCGCTCGCGCACGTCTCGCTGCTCCAGGGCACGAAGGCGTACGGCGCGCATGCAGGCCTCGCGATGCGCGTGCCCGCGCGCGAGCACGACGCGAAGCGCAACCACGCGAACTTCTATTTCGTGCAGCAGGACGAGCTGGAGACGCGCGCGGCGAAACAAGGCTTCGCGTGGACGATCTTCCGGCCGCAGGTCGTGCTCGGCGTCGCCATCGGCAGCGCGATGAATCCCGTCGCCACGCTCGGCGCCTACGCCGCGATCCAGCGCGAGCTCGGCGACGCCCTCGTCTTCCCGGGTCACGCGCACGTGCTGACCGAGTGCATCGACGCGCGCATCATCGCGGCGGCGATCGAGTGGAGCTGGCGCGAGCCGCGCGCGAACCGCGAGGCGATCAACCTCACGAACGGCGACGTGATCGTGTGGCGCACGTTCTTCGAGCGGCTCGCCGCGATGTTCGGCATGCGCGTGGAAGAGAAGCCCGGACGCGTGGGCGACGCGCTGCCGCAGCGCGCCGACGTGTGGCGACGCATCGCGCAGCGCGAATCGCTTCGCGTCGCGGACCTGGACGCGCTGATCGGCCTCAGCTGGCAGTACGCCGACATCCTGTGGGCCGCGCCCGCGCCGCCGCCGGTGCCCACGCTGGTGTCGAGCATCAAGGCGCGCCAGCTCGGCTTCGGCGATTGCATCGACAGCGAGGAGTGCATCGTGCAGCACCTCGAAGCGATGCGCGCGCTCGGCTATCTGCCGAAGCATTAG
- a CDS encoding PepSY domain-containing protein has protein sequence MTANARDDDSRRDGALYRWVWRWHFFAGLLVAPFLIVLAATGGLYLFDHEIEGWSNRELARVAPTASPLAPEQQERAVLAAYPGARVVRFALPRAGRAAEWQLRTAGGELRTAFVDPATAAVRGDVATESRLMSVVRELHGELLLGRFGTTVVELAACWTFILLVTGVFLWWPRGARSGGVLWPRLGARGRVLLRDLHAVPSLWNAALVGFLVLSGLPWSGFWGEQVAKLGTLAPALAPSPNFHAWPSVPGAREVAARAPVHDHGAAHGDLPWAVRKAGVPELHAAHARAISLARVMREARAREIAQPGLSVIYPRDERGVFTLSFVPARAQEQRTVHLDPRTGAAIEDVGWDQYSALGKTVELGVMIHMGSQFGRANQLVLAASCALTIATVVLGVLTWWRRRPPGALAAPPRTPGFAPSVGVIALASALGAFFPLAGASVLSVLAGDALWRLVRRAST, from the coding sequence GTGACGGCGAACGCTCGGGACGACGACTCGCGGCGCGACGGCGCGCTCTATCGCTGGGTATGGCGCTGGCACTTCTTCGCGGGACTCCTCGTGGCGCCGTTCCTGATCGTGCTCGCCGCGACGGGCGGGCTCTACCTGTTCGACCACGAAATCGAGGGCTGGTCGAATCGCGAGCTCGCGCGCGTCGCGCCGACCGCGTCGCCGCTCGCGCCCGAACAGCAGGAGCGCGCGGTGCTCGCGGCCTATCCCGGCGCGCGCGTGGTCCGCTTCGCGCTTCCCCGCGCTGGGCGTGCGGCAGAGTGGCAGCTGCGCACCGCGGGAGGCGAGCTGCGCACCGCGTTCGTCGACCCAGCAACCGCCGCGGTGCGCGGCGACGTCGCCACCGAGAGTCGGCTGATGAGCGTGGTGCGCGAGCTCCACGGCGAGCTGCTGCTCGGCCGCTTCGGCACGACCGTCGTCGAGCTCGCAGCGTGCTGGACGTTCATCCTGCTCGTCACGGGTGTGTTCCTGTGGTGGCCGCGCGGCGCGCGTTCCGGGGGCGTGCTCTGGCCGCGCCTCGGCGCGCGCGGCCGCGTCTTGCTTCGCGATCTCCACGCCGTGCCGTCGCTCTGGAACGCCGCGCTCGTCGGCTTCCTCGTGCTCTCGGGCCTGCCGTGGTCGGGCTTCTGGGGCGAGCAGGTGGCGAAGCTCGGCACGCTCGCTCCGGCGCTCGCGCCGTCTCCGAACTTCCACGCCTGGCCGTCGGTCCCGGGCGCGCGGGAGGTCGCGGCGCGGGCGCCGGTGCACGATCACGGCGCCGCGCACGGCGATCTGCCGTGGGCGGTGCGCAAGGCCGGCGTGCCCGAGCTGCATGCCGCGCACGCGCGGGCGATCTCGCTCGCGCGCGTGATGCGCGAGGCGCGAGCGCGCGAGATCGCGCAGCCGGGACTCAGCGTGATCTACCCGCGCGACGAACGCGGCGTCTTCACGCTGAGCTTCGTGCCCGCGCGCGCCCAGGAGCAGCGCACGGTGCACCTCGATCCGCGCACCGGCGCCGCGATCGAAGACGTGGGGTGGGACCAGTACAGCGCGCTCGGGAAGACCGTGGAGCTCGGCGTGATGATTCACATGGGCAGCCAGTTCGGCCGCGCGAACCAACTCGTGCTCGCCGCGAGCTGTGCACTCACGATCGCGACGGTGGTGCTGGGCGTACTGACGTGGTGGCGGCGCCGGCCGCCCGGCGCGCTCGCGGCTCCCCCGCGCACGCCGGGCTTCGCGCCGAGCGTCGGCGTGATCGCGCTCGCGAGCGCGCTCGGCGCGTTCTTCCCGCTGGCGGGCGCGTCGGTCCTGTCAGTGCTCGCGGGCGACGCGCTTTGGCGCCTCGTGCGCCGCGCATCGACCTGA
- a CDS encoding TonB-dependent receptor — MKPSPFRSLALPLLLALAAPLSAQTEPPPDAASAATPAAAADREPVEEILITGAKTTGGEFGEKSGIPIAKVPQSVQVLDANGIRVRGYTNVGDALRSVPSANVGSPRTSAYQSFDLKVRGFLADQMRNGVRQRYYEDVDASALSNVDRIEVLKGPSAVLFGQSAQGGVLSIVTKRPQREWDGSFSFVTGSYQRYAGSFDVTGRISEEHGLYFRLTGELERAGTYVDFQDLDRENAALSLTWEASERATAYLVAEWVERRTLRNPGLPLVGTELPNGIRRIPRDTYLSEPSESPLKSSAPLVQAWVDVELNDAWTLTPRVSYNGFDTEFTQIRVRGIGVDNRTVTRNGRFGKEDDEYLIAQLDLQGDVEWFGTAHSLLAGIEYDRERGSFLQRSLDNIGPIDALQPVYQFGGAVGPAYSFAFDITYPIDGVALYVQDVVDVTERLSLVLGGRYSWFDSRLWERDASGVRVPGTRVATTVDDFSYQVGATFRLTDTWSLFGGYNTGFDVESTAAARSRTGAAFRPEMSDQGEVGIRYAGSTVTGSVSLFQVRRRDVLTADPIDDTYSVQQGEHRSRGIELEGTAELLDGLTLQGGYAYLDAEVTRSNDGDEGRLEDTAEHQANASIRYELADLPLALWAGFNYVGDRPLVNDGFLLGSYVVADIGASYTLGRVRLDLVVSNLADERYFVASGNVFAVYPGEPRQASFRVTYDF; from the coding sequence ATGAAGCCTTCGCCGTTCCGCTCGCTCGCGCTGCCGCTGCTGCTCGCACTCGCGGCTCCGCTCTCCGCGCAGACCGAGCCCCCGCCGGACGCCGCGAGTGCAGCGACGCCCGCGGCCGCCGCCGACCGCGAGCCGGTCGAAGAGATCCTGATCACCGGCGCGAAGACCACCGGCGGCGAGTTCGGCGAGAAGTCCGGCATCCCGATCGCGAAAGTGCCGCAGAGCGTGCAGGTGCTGGACGCGAACGGGATCCGCGTGCGCGGTTACACGAACGTCGGCGACGCGCTCCGCAGCGTGCCGTCGGCCAACGTCGGATCCCCGCGCACCTCGGCGTACCAGAGCTTCGATCTCAAGGTGCGCGGCTTCCTCGCGGACCAGATGCGCAACGGAGTGCGCCAACGCTACTACGAGGATGTCGACGCCTCGGCGCTCTCGAACGTGGACCGCATCGAGGTGCTGAAGGGCCCTTCTGCCGTGCTGTTCGGGCAGTCCGCGCAGGGCGGCGTCCTCAGCATCGTGACCAAGCGACCCCAGCGCGAGTGGGATGGGAGCTTCTCCTTCGTCACGGGCTCGTATCAGCGCTACGCCGGCAGCTTCGACGTGACGGGGCGGATCTCCGAGGAGCACGGCCTCTACTTCCGCTTGACTGGCGAGCTCGAGCGGGCCGGTACGTACGTCGATTTCCAGGACCTCGATCGCGAGAACGCGGCGCTCTCGCTCACCTGGGAGGCGAGCGAGCGCGCGACGGCTTACCTCGTCGCAGAGTGGGTGGAGCGCCGCACCCTGCGCAACCCGGGCCTTCCGCTCGTGGGCACCGAGCTCCCGAACGGCATCCGCCGCATCCCGCGCGACACATATCTCTCCGAGCCCAGCGAGTCGCCGCTGAAGTCGTCGGCGCCCCTCGTGCAGGCCTGGGTCGACGTCGAGCTGAACGACGCGTGGACGCTCACGCCGCGCGTCTCCTACAACGGCTTCGACACCGAGTTCACCCAGATCCGCGTGCGCGGGATCGGCGTGGACAATCGGACCGTGACCCGCAACGGACGCTTCGGGAAGGAAGACGACGAGTATCTGATCGCGCAGCTAGACCTGCAGGGCGACGTCGAGTGGTTCGGCACCGCGCACAGCCTGCTCGCCGGCATCGAGTACGACCGCGAGCGCGGGAGCTTCCTCCAGCGTTCGCTCGACAACATCGGTCCGATCGACGCGCTCCAGCCCGTCTACCAGTTCGGCGGCGCGGTCGGGCCGGCGTACTCGTTCGCCTTCGACATCACCTATCCGATCGACGGCGTCGCGCTCTACGTGCAGGACGTGGTCGACGTGACGGAGCGCCTCAGCCTCGTCCTCGGCGGCCGCTACTCGTGGTTCGACTCGCGCCTCTGGGAGCGCGACGCGAGCGGCGTTCGCGTCCCCGGGACGCGCGTCGCGACGACCGTGGACGACTTCTCCTATCAGGTCGGTGCGACCTTTCGGCTCACCGACACCTGGTCGCTGTTCGGCGGGTACAACACCGGCTTCGACGTCGAAAGCACGGCGGCGGCGCGCTCGCGCACGGGCGCCGCGTTCCGGCCCGAGATGTCCGACCAGGGCGAGGTCGGGATCCGCTACGCGGGAAGCACCGTCACGGGCAGCGTCTCGCTCTTTCAGGTCCGCCGCCGCGACGTGCTGACCGCCGACCCGATCGACGACACGTACAGCGTCCAGCAGGGCGAGCACCGCTCGCGCGGCATCGAGCTCGAAGGGACGGCCGAGCTGCTCGATGGCCTCACGCTGCAGGGCGGGTACGCCTACCTCGATGCCGAGGTCACGCGGAGCAACGACGGCGACGAGGGCCGGCTCGAGGACACCGCGGAGCATCAGGCGAACGCGAGCATTCGCTACGAGCTGGCGGACCTCCCGCTCGCGCTCTGGGCGGGCTTCAACTACGTGGGCGATCGCCCGCTCGTAAACGACGGATTTCTGCTCGGCTCCTACGTCGTCGCCGACATCGGCGCGTCTTACACGCTCGGCCGCGTGCGCCTCGACCTCGTCGTCTCGAACCTCGCCGACGAGCGCTACTTCGTCGCGAGCGGCAACGTGTTCGCCGTCTATCCCGGCGAGCCGCGCCAGGCGAGCTTCCGCGTCACCTACGACTTCTGA
- a CDS encoding adenosylhomocysteinase yields MDTTVPRFKVKDLSLAELGRKEIRLAEHEMPGLMELRRRHGASKPLRGVRVMGSLHMTVQTAVLIETLTALGADVRWVSCNIFSTQDSAAAAVAVGPDGTPADPRGIAVYAWKGETLEEYWWCTAAALLWPDGSGPDQLVDDGGDATLLLHRGLEWERAGRVPDFDAKKDPEEWGVILDLARGMQKSHPGVWARISPKVRGVSEETTTGVHRLYQMERAGTLLFPAINVNDSVTKSKFDNIYGCRHSLPDGLMRATDVMLGGKVAVVAGFGEVGKGCAQALRGQGCRVVITEIDPICALQAAMEGYQVTTLDEVLESADIFITATGNAHVITAEDMSRMKDKAIVGNIGHFDNEIDMAGLKAVPGIARITIKPQYDEFVFPGGKSILVLAEGRLLNLGCATGHPSFVMSASFTNQVLAQLDLRANGATYEKKVYVLPKKLDEEVARLHLDHLGVKLTKLTPAQASYLDVSVEGPFKPDHYRY; encoded by the coding sequence ATGGACACGACCGTTCCCCGCTTCAAGGTGAAGGACCTCTCGCTCGCCGAGCTCGGCCGCAAGGAGATTCGGCTCGCCGAGCACGAGATGCCGGGGCTGATGGAGCTGCGGCGGCGCCATGGCGCGAGCAAGCCGCTGCGCGGCGTGCGAGTGATGGGCTCGCTGCACATGACGGTGCAGACCGCGGTGCTGATCGAGACGCTCACCGCGCTCGGCGCCGACGTGCGCTGGGTCTCGTGCAACATCTTCTCCACGCAGGACTCCGCCGCCGCCGCCGTCGCGGTCGGCCCGGACGGCACGCCCGCGGACCCGCGCGGCATCGCGGTCTATGCGTGGAAGGGCGAGACGCTCGAGGAGTACTGGTGGTGCACGGCCGCCGCCTTGTTATGGCCCGATGGCTCCGGCCCCGATCAGCTCGTCGACGACGGCGGCGACGCGACGCTGCTGCTCCACCGCGGGCTCGAGTGGGAGCGCGCGGGCCGCGTGCCCGACTTCGACGCGAAGAAGGACCCCGAGGAGTGGGGCGTGATCCTCGATCTCGCGCGCGGGATGCAGAAGAGCCACCCCGGCGTGTGGGCACGCATCTCGCCGAAGGTGCGCGGCGTTTCCGAAGAGACGACGACGGGCGTGCATCGCCTCTATCAGATGGAGCGCGCGGGCACGCTGCTCTTCCCCGCGATCAACGTGAACGACTCCGTCACCAAGTCGAAGTTCGACAACATCTACGGCTGCCGGCACTCGCTGCCCGACGGCCTGATGCGCGCGACCGACGTGATGCTCGGCGGCAAGGTCGCCGTCGTCGCGGGCTTCGGCGAAGTCGGCAAGGGCTGCGCGCAGGCGCTCCGCGGCCAAGGCTGCCGCGTCGTCATCACCGAGATCGACCCGATCTGCGCGCTGCAAGCGGCCATGGAGGGTTATCAGGTCACGACGCTCGACGAGGTGCTCGAGAGCGCGGACATCTTCATCACCGCGACGGGCAACGCGCACGTCATCACCGCCGAAGACATGTCGCGCATGAAGGACAAAGCGATCGTCGGCAACATCGGTCACTTCGACAACGAGATCGACATGGCCGGCCTCAAGGCGGTGCCGGGCATTGCGCGCATCACGATCAAGCCGCAGTACGACGAGTTCGTGTTCCCCGGCGGCAAGAGCATTCTCGTGCTCGCCGAGGGCCGCCTGCTCAACCTCGGCTGCGCCACGGGCCACCCGAGCTTCGTGATGTCGGCGAGCTTCACGAATCAGGTGCTCGCGCAGCTCGACCTGCGCGCGAACGGCGCGACGTACGAGAAGAAGGTCTACGTGCTGCCGAAAAAGCTCGACGAGGAAGTCGCGCGCCTTCACCTCGATCATCTCGGCGTGAAGCTGACGAAGCTCACGCCCGCACAGGCGAGCTACCTCGACGTGTCGGTCGAAGGACCCTTCAAGCCCGACCACTACAGGTATTAG
- a CDS encoding Csp1 family four helix bundle copper storage protein — MESVDRRSVLTGAMAAALALASSRASGAPQHDSNAGHGPAAPAAARDPKIAAAADAALACFAAAERCVAHCVDLLGRGDAALARCLVRSLDTADACAVLARLASRAASGSAELRAFASACAGYCRACAEECREHAKHHAACAECLDACEKCAAACDALAA; from the coding sequence ATGGAATCGGTCGATCGCCGCAGCGTCCTGACGGGCGCCATGGCAGCCGCGCTCGCACTCGCTTCCTCGCGCGCGAGCGGGGCGCCGCAGCACGATTCGAACGCAGGGCACGGCCCCGCCGCGCCGGCGGCGGCACGCGACCCGAAGATCGCGGCCGCAGCGGACGCCGCGCTGGCGTGCTTCGCCGCCGCCGAGCGCTGTGTCGCGCACTGCGTCGATTTGCTCGGACGCGGCGACGCCGCGCTCGCGCGCTGCCTCGTACGCTCGCTCGACACGGCCGACGCCTGCGCGGTGCTCGCGCGGCTCGCGAGTCGCGCCGCGAGTGGGAGCGCCGAGCTGCGCGCGTTCGCGAGCGCCTGTGCCGGGTACTGCCGTGCGTGCGCGGAGGAGTGCCGCGAGCACGCGAAGCATCACGCCGCGTGCGCGGAGTGCCTCGACGCCTGCGAGAAGTGCGCGGCCGCCTGCGACGCGCTCGCCGCCTGA
- a CDS encoding PAS domain S-box protein, translating into MSAASDDKPKPARAFRIPLWDEYGQAQRFAGIVGVLALGGAVLRAFLGEPLIAATCAAFGAGLLALCIASDRAGSARTLGHGAALLMNSAACSLLVLTGGRSFAAAALLAGAPAVAALWGSLRAGWFFLIAACAVAGIVLRFVSPEAFPGNQPWLQVNHAAWLVAPAAVAFLMLARAWKRSHAEWRDEVAAAHAVLAASEARFRAYVENAHDVTAELSDRGEVLFVSAAQESRFAVPISKMLGTLGGDYVHRDDYKTALACFKTAATGKPVTSGAIRYRSPRGGWRWMRVAVNSYRTAAGELRFVVQARDVSAEQELSIAREARIAELAEKLARAEALLSQTPSAREPELAKAL; encoded by the coding sequence ATGAGTGCAGCCAGCGACGACAAGCCAAAGCCGGCGCGCGCGTTTCGGATCCCGCTCTGGGACGAGTACGGGCAGGCGCAGCGCTTCGCCGGAATCGTCGGGGTGCTCGCGCTCGGCGGCGCGGTGCTGCGCGCATTTCTCGGCGAGCCCCTCATCGCAGCGACCTGCGCCGCATTCGGTGCCGGCCTGCTGGCCCTGTGCATCGCGTCGGACCGCGCCGGCTCTGCTCGCACGCTCGGCCACGGCGCGGCTTTGCTGATGAACTCCGCGGCCTGCTCCCTGCTCGTCCTCACCGGCGGCCGGAGCTTCGCCGCGGCGGCTCTGCTCGCCGGGGCGCCTGCGGTCGCCGCGCTCTGGGGCAGCTTGCGCGCGGGCTGGTTCTTCTTGATCGCCGCATGCGCGGTCGCGGGAATCGTGCTGCGCTTCGTGTCGCCGGAAGCATTCCCCGGGAATCAGCCGTGGCTGCAGGTGAACCACGCCGCCTGGTTGGTCGCGCCGGCGGCCGTGGCGTTTCTGATGCTCGCGCGCGCGTGGAAACGCTCCCACGCGGAGTGGCGCGACGAGGTCGCGGCAGCGCACGCAGTCCTCGCTGCCAGCGAGGCTCGTTTCCGCGCGTACGTCGAGAACGCGCACGACGTGACCGCAGAGCTGAGCGACCGCGGTGAGGTGCTGTTCGTGAGCGCGGCGCAGGAGTCGCGCTTCGCGGTGCCCATCTCGAAGATGCTCGGCACGCTCGGCGGCGATTACGTCCATCGCGACGACTACAAGACCGCTCTCGCGTGCTTCAAGACCGCCGCGACGGGCAAGCCCGTGACGAGCGGGGCCATCCGATACCGCTCGCCGCGCGGCGGCTGGCGCTGGATGCGCGTCGCGGTGAACTCGTATCGAACGGCGGCCGGAGAGCTCCGCTTCGTCGTGCAGGCTCGCGACGTCAGCGCGGAGCAAGAGCTGAGCATCGCGCGCGAGGCGCGCATCGCGGAGCTCGCGGAGAAGCTCGCACGCGCCGAGGCGCTGCTATCTCAGACCCCGAGCGCTCGTGAGCCGGAGCTGGCGAAGGCTCTCTGA
- a CDS encoding response regulator, translated as MKEVDANGRLLFVEDDPVFLRVMSRALAARGFAVETAASLADAIRCAERADPLDCAVLDLNLAGESSLPLVASLHAAKPDCRIVVLTGYASIATAVKAIKLGAAEYLAKPVDADALARALLGIAPEDPIALSEGPLTVSQVEWEHIQRVLAENDGNISGTARALRMHRRTLQRKLAKRPDPVRPAGS; from the coding sequence ATGAAGGAGGTGGACGCGAACGGCCGACTCCTGTTCGTCGAGGACGACCCGGTCTTCCTGCGCGTGATGTCACGCGCCCTCGCGGCGCGCGGCTTCGCGGTGGAGACGGCGGCGAGCCTTGCGGACGCGATACGGTGCGCGGAACGCGCTGACCCACTCGATTGCGCGGTGCTGGACCTGAATCTGGCGGGCGAGTCGAGCTTGCCGCTCGTCGCGTCGCTTCACGCCGCGAAACCGGACTGCCGCATCGTCGTGCTCACGGGCTACGCGTCGATCGCCACGGCAGTGAAGGCGATCAAGCTCGGCGCGGCGGAGTATCTCGCGAAGCCCGTCGACGCCGACGCGCTCGCCCGCGCCCTGCTCGGCATCGCGCCCGAGGATCCGATCGCGCTGTCCGAGGGGCCGCTCACCGTCTCGCAGGTCGAGTGGGAGCACATCCAACGCGTGCTCGCCGAGAACGACGGAAACATCTCGGGCACGGCGCGCGCGCTGCGAATGCACCGCCGCACGCTCCAGCGCAAGCTCGCGAAGCGGCCCGACCCCGTGCGGCCGGCGGGGTCGTGA